One part of the Anaeromyxobacter sp. Fw109-5 genome encodes these proteins:
- a CDS encoding general secretion pathway protein GspE, whose product MPKDLAALLVEEGVVTADVMERALARRDEAGGALDTALLELGALPEDALAIALAGAADVPPAPPEAFAGGDARARRVFPARVADRHGLAPFALDGRELSVVSVFPVDAGLLDEIGFMLSLHLTAYVAPEWRVRLLVHQLYGTPIAPRFAAMAVAAGALAREDSPGEADAAPGTEEREEGEAAPVGFGGDDEGPLEPLAAALAQALEEVDPGLVREALAPAGGDAAAIRDAAPGAEEDVHAAPPDRSAPPGWTLEHARAALAAARTRDEVVLVALRYARDFFAFAAMFAVTRDAVAGHDALGVEPEARELARGVAIYADDPGTFRTVIETKSPYLGPVSREPAGNAAILAGLDRGTPRTALVAPVLLRDRPVCVLFADNGGAPVSARRLGDLLLLVSTLGAAFERIIRERKRRRAPARTLPPRAAQLAAEPAAAPPASDPWTAAAPGATPAPPAPAAAPADPWTATEPARPALAPAAAPAIPDELDALEIDVDESVVAPNTPPALLADRALDADPAVAAAACAALAARRREPAAREASERLRRALLSGIEARARRAARALGALRDVDAIPLLVQVLETSAPEPARAAADALADITLQRLGTDARAWLGWWKQNRGRGRAEWLFSGLTSQERETRVAAAVELSGVAPPPVAYSADLPPAERESAARAWAGWWSRSGNVL is encoded by the coding sequence GTGCCGAAGGACCTCGCCGCCCTCCTCGTCGAAGAAGGCGTGGTCACTGCCGACGTCATGGAGCGCGCGCTCGCGCGCCGGGACGAGGCGGGCGGCGCGCTCGACACCGCGCTCCTGGAGCTCGGCGCCCTCCCCGAGGACGCGCTCGCGATCGCCCTCGCGGGCGCCGCGGACGTCCCGCCCGCGCCGCCCGAGGCGTTCGCGGGCGGCGACGCGCGCGCGCGCCGCGTCTTCCCGGCCCGCGTCGCGGACCGTCACGGGCTGGCGCCCTTCGCGCTCGACGGGCGCGAGCTGTCCGTCGTGTCCGTGTTCCCGGTCGACGCCGGCCTGCTCGACGAGATCGGCTTCATGCTCTCGCTGCACCTCACCGCGTACGTCGCGCCGGAGTGGCGGGTGCGGCTGCTCGTTCACCAGCTGTACGGGACGCCGATCGCGCCTCGCTTCGCGGCGATGGCCGTCGCGGCCGGCGCCCTCGCGCGGGAGGACTCGCCGGGTGAGGCGGACGCCGCGCCGGGGACGGAGGAGCGCGAGGAGGGCGAGGCGGCGCCGGTGGGGTTCGGCGGGGACGACGAGGGACCGCTCGAGCCGCTCGCCGCGGCGCTCGCGCAGGCGCTCGAGGAGGTCGACCCCGGCCTGGTCCGCGAAGCGCTCGCGCCGGCCGGAGGGGACGCCGCCGCGATCCGCGACGCCGCGCCGGGCGCGGAGGAGGACGTCCACGCCGCGCCGCCGGATCGCAGCGCGCCGCCCGGCTGGACGCTGGAGCACGCGCGCGCCGCGCTCGCCGCCGCGCGCACGCGGGACGAGGTGGTCCTCGTCGCGCTCCGCTACGCGCGCGACTTCTTCGCCTTCGCGGCGATGTTCGCGGTCACGCGCGACGCCGTCGCCGGGCACGACGCGCTGGGGGTGGAGCCCGAGGCCCGCGAGCTCGCGCGCGGCGTCGCCATCTACGCCGACGACCCTGGCACCTTCCGCACGGTCATCGAGACGAAGAGCCCGTACCTCGGGCCGGTGTCGCGCGAGCCCGCCGGCAACGCGGCCATCCTCGCAGGGCTCGATCGCGGCACCCCGCGCACCGCGCTCGTCGCCCCGGTGCTGCTCCGCGATCGCCCCGTGTGCGTGCTCTTCGCCGACAACGGGGGGGCTCCGGTGTCGGCGCGGCGGCTCGGCGACCTGCTCCTCCTCGTCTCCACGCTCGGCGCCGCGTTCGAGCGGATCATCCGCGAGCGCAAGCGCCGGCGCGCCCCCGCCCGGACCCTGCCGCCGCGCGCGGCGCAGCTCGCCGCGGAGCCGGCCGCCGCGCCCCCCGCGTCCGATCCGTGGACGGCAGCGGCGCCGGGAGCCACGCCCGCGCCGCCCGCACCGGCGGCCGCGCCGGCCGATCCGTGGACGGCGACCGAGCCCGCTCGCCCCGCGCTCGCGCCCGCCGCGGCGCCCGCCATCCCCGACGAGCTCGACGCGCTCGAGATCGACGTGGACGAGAGCGTCGTCGCCCCGAACACCCCGCCCGCGCTGCTCGCCGACCGGGCCCTCGACGCCGATCCGGCGGTCGCCGCCGCGGCGTGCGCCGCGCTCGCCGCGCGCCGGCGCGAGCCGGCCGCCCGGGAGGCGAGCGAGCGGCTGCGGCGCGCGCTCCTCTCCGGCATCGAGGCGCGCGCCCGGCGCGCCGCGCGGGCGCTCGGGGCGCTGCGCGACGTGGACGCGATCCCGCTGCTCGTGCAGGTGCTGGAGACGAGCGCGCCGGAGCCGGCGCGAGCGGCGGCGGACGCGCTCGCCGACATCACGCTGCAGCGGCTCGGGACCGACGCGCGCGCCTGGCTCGGCTGGTGGAAGCAGAACCGCGGCCGCGGCCGCGCGGAGTGGCTGTTCTCCGGGCTCACGAGCCAGGAGCGCGAGACGCGCGTGGCCGCGGCGGTCGAGCTCTCCGGCGTGGCGCCTCCCCCGGTCGCCTACTCCGCGGACCTGCCGCCCGCCGAGCGCGAGAGCGCGGCGCGCGCGTGGGCGGGGTGGTGGTCGCGCAGCGGCAACGTGCTTTGA